In Streptomyces sp. NBC_00483, a single window of DNA contains:
- a CDS encoding DUF3000 domain-containing protein — MNAAQEHDPTPPAFRTAVDALRSARLRPEIEIDPTRPPQRLAPFSYALEAAVVDGDEDLADGRLVLLHDPEGHDAWHGTFRLVTLVRAELEPEMAADPLLPDVSWSWLTGALQARGLSYGEPSGTVTRASSHYFGGLGDRAPASQIEIRASWTPREGLGGVPDTAAHLAAWCEVLCQIAGLPPVAAGPQGPDGAVVTLPQRRGPRPS; from the coding sequence ATGAACGCTGCACAGGAGCACGACCCCACCCCGCCCGCCTTCCGCACGGCGGTCGACGCCCTGCGGTCCGCGCGGCTCCGCCCGGAGATCGAGATCGACCCGACGCGGCCGCCGCAGCGCCTGGCCCCCTTTTCGTACGCGCTCGAGGCCGCGGTCGTGGACGGTGACGAGGATCTGGCCGACGGCCGGCTCGTCCTGCTGCACGATCCGGAGGGCCACGACGCCTGGCACGGCACGTTCCGGCTCGTGACCCTGGTCCGGGCCGAACTCGAACCCGAGATGGCGGCCGACCCCCTGCTCCCGGACGTCTCCTGGTCCTGGCTGACGGGCGCGCTGCAGGCCCGCGGCCTCTCCTACGGGGAGCCATCGGGCACAGTCACTCGTGCGAGTTCGCACTACTTCGGCGGGCTCGGCGACCGGGCGCCCGCCTCGCAGATCGAGATCCGGGCGTCGTGGACACCGCGCGAGGGTCTGGGCGGCGTACCGGACACGGCGGCGCATCTCGCGGCGTGGTGCGAGGTGCTGTGCCAGATCGCGGGCCTTCCGCCGGTGGCGGCGGGGCCGCAGGGGCCGGACGGCGCGGTGGTGACGCTGCCGCAGCGGCGGGGGCCGCGGCCTTCCTGA